The following proteins are encoded in a genomic region of Sulfurimonas sp. HSL3-7:
- the glmU gene encoding bifunctional UDP-N-acetylglucosamine diphosphorylase/glucosamine-1-phosphate N-acetyltransferase GlmU, translating to MNQELSIVILAAGKGSRMKSPKAKVLHTISGKPMIYHSVKAALELTDDVIVVVAHQKEAVTEAISSEFDNITFIEQDTENFPGTGGAVMGIEPRYEKVLVLNGDMPLITADALHGFVESKSNIVMSIFNLVDPSGYGRVVIGRHGVERIVEQKDATQEELAITYVNAGIYSFKRSVLEKYVPRLSSDNAQKEYYLTDVIALAKADGINIEPLEVDEEHFKGVNSKLDLANAEEIMQDRIRNRWMNEGIIMQLPHTIYIEAGVEFEGECIVENGARICGNSRIVSSHIKAHSVVEDSTMVNSDIGPMGHLRPLSHLTDTHVGNFVEVKKATLDGVKAGHLSYIGDAEVGRGTNIGAGVITCNYDGIRKHKTVIGKNVFVGSDTQIIAPCTIEDDVMVGAGTTLASDRVKSGVLVLSRPKLKVIENFFYKFFGKEN from the coding sequence ATGAACCAAGAACTTTCAATCGTTATTCTCGCTGCCGGCAAAGGCAGCCGCATGAAATCGCCCAAGGCAAAGGTATTGCACACCATCAGCGGCAAGCCGATGATCTATCACTCCGTTAAAGCCGCATTAGAGCTTACCGATGACGTCATCGTCGTAGTCGCCCATCAGAAAGAGGCCGTGACCGAAGCGATTAGTTCCGAGTTTGACAATATCACCTTCATCGAGCAGGATACCGAGAACTTTCCCGGAACCGGCGGTGCGGTCATGGGGATCGAACCGCGTTATGAGAAGGTGCTGGTGCTTAACGGTGACATGCCGCTGATCACCGCCGATGCCCTGCACGGGTTTGTCGAGAGCAAAAGCAACATCGTGATGTCCATCTTCAACCTTGTCGATCCTTCGGGCTACGGGCGCGTCGTCATCGGCAGACACGGTGTCGAACGCATCGTCGAACAAAAAGACGCCACCCAGGAAGAACTTGCCATCACTTACGTCAATGCGGGCATCTACAGTTTCAAACGCAGTGTCCTTGAGAAGTATGTCCCCCGTCTTTCCAGCGACAATGCGCAGAAAGAGTACTATCTTACCGACGTCATCGCGCTGGCCAAGGCTGATGGGATCAACATCGAACCCCTCGAAGTCGATGAAGAGCACTTCAAAGGGGTCAATTCAAAACTCGACCTTGCCAATGCCGAAGAGATCATGCAGGATCGTATCCGCAACAGATGGATGAACGAGGGGATCATCATGCAACTGCCACATACGATCTATATCGAAGCCGGTGTCGAGTTTGAGGGCGAATGCATCGTCGAGAACGGCGCGCGCATCTGCGGTAACTCCAGGATCGTAAGCTCTCACATCAAGGCACACTCCGTCGTCGAAGACTCAACAATGGTCAACTCCGATATCGGTCCGATGGGCCATCTGCGCCCGCTTTCGCATCTCACCGACACGCATGTCGGCAACTTCGTCGAGGTCAAAAAAGCAACGCTCGACGGGGTGAAGGCAGGCCATTTAAGCTACATCGGCGACGCAGAGGTAGGCCGCGGTACCAACATCGGCGCCGGCGTCATCACCTGTAACTATGACGGCATCAGAAAACATAAGACCGTTATCGGCAAAAATGTTTTTGTCGGTTCCGACACCCAGATCATCGCACCGTGCACCATCGAGGACGATGTAATGGTCGGCGCCGGTACGACCCTGGCAAGCGACCGTGTCAAGAGCGGTGTCCTGGTACTCAGCCGCCCTAAACTCAAAGTGATTGAAAACTTCTTTTACAAATTTTTCGGCAAGGAAAACTAA